From Coffea arabica cultivar ET-39 chromosome 2e, Coffea Arabica ET-39 HiFi, whole genome shotgun sequence, the proteins below share one genomic window:
- the LOC113729690 gene encoding aspartic proteinase CDR1-like, whose product MFLTIQADRNGLILDLIHRDSPESPLHNPSLTPFQRAKYAVQRSFDRALTLDSSGVLPNGGEYLMRISYGTPPEETLAVVDTGSVLSWVQCSPCINCYKEKFRPFSPKKSSTFRVVPCSSDTCHLYYANNNTCGANSIKPSMPCPYGIVYNDRSYTRGVLAFDTISLGDSNKIRSFQRFGFGCGYENVGTTFPYLGSGLVGLGYGEFSLISQLYPTFSGKFSYCLGLSFDTSAKPGEISFGNDQSITYSKGVVSTPFFTELGSPYYMINLQGISVANTTLKFPNYLSSMPQVQGNIIIDSGTTITFLPLDLYVGLRSAVGGAMGNKTVPDPFSNFELCYASVNETKVPAVTFHFQGADLKLEPVNLFYRTSNTSVCLAFLPSNSVAILGNVAHMNVKVGYDLVKKIISFMPKDCSHK is encoded by the coding sequence ATGTTTCTCACCATTCAAGCAGATAGAAATGGCTTGATTCTTGACCTCATCCACCGAGATTCACCAGAGTCTCCCTTGCACAATCCTTCCTTGACTCCTTTCCAGCGTGCCAAATATGCTGTCCAGCGTTCATTTGATCGTGCTCTTACTTTAGATTCTTCAGGAGTTCTGCCAAATGGTGGGGAGTACCTCATGAGAATATCATATGGTACTCCACCAGAAGAGACACTAGCCGTTGTTGATACAGGTAGCGTTCTTTCTTGGGTCCAATGTTCACCTTGTATCAACTGTTACAAGGAAAAATTTCGTCCCTTTAGTCCCAAAAAATCTTCAACATTTAGGGTTGTCCCTTGTAGCTCGGACACTTGTCATTTATACTACGCAAATAATAATACCTGCGGAGCAAATTCAATCAAACCTAGCATGCCCTGTCCTTATGGTATTGTGTACAACGATCGATCGTATACTAGAGGTGTTCTTGCATTTGATACTATCAGCTTGGGTGATTCCAACAAAATTAGGTCCTTCCAACGCTTTGGTTTTGGATGTGGATATGAAAATGTTGGTACGACTTTCCCTTATCTGGGGAGTGGCCTAGTTGGTCTAGGCTACGGGGAATTTTCACTTATTTCACAATTATATCCTACATTTAGTGGTAAGTTTTCCTATTGCTTAGGGCTATCATTCGACACTAGTGCAAAGCCTGGTGAAATCAGTTTTGGAAATGATCAGTCCATAACTTATAGTAAAGGGGTGGTTTCAACTCCATTTTTTACAGAACTTGGATCACCTTACTATATGATAAATCTCCAAGGAATTAGTGTTGCAAATACAACGTTGAAGTTCCCTAATTACCTTTCGAGTATGCCTCAAGTACAAGGAAATATTATCATAGACTCAGGAACTACAATAACGTTTCTTCCTCTTGATTTATACGTTGGATTAAGATCAGCTGTAGGTGGTGCAATGGGAAACAAAACCGTGCCAGATCCATTCAGCAATTTTGAGTTATGCTATGCCTCTGTGAATGAAACAAAGGTGCCTGCAGTCACATTCCATTTCCAGGGTGCAGATTTGAAGTTAGAGCCTGTGAATTTATTTTACAGAACTTCTAATACTTCAGTTTGCTTAGCTTTTCTCCCGAGTAATTCTGTTGCTATACTTGGCAATGTGGCACATATGAATGTCAAGGTGGGATATGACTTAGTGAAGAAGATTATTTCCTTTATGCCAAAAGATTGTTCTCATAAATGa
- the LOC113729582 gene encoding B3 domain-containing protein Os04g0386900-like, translating to MSEEGKMESNEKVDSSAYTADGEVIDVNVQDSEAKDIELHHDNDGLDQSLVDDEFSPLSEEPFYHHVVSLSHVNKLCHMVFPSRLRSNLPAKTVPAVVTCRGKSWEMTFLGGSQKLRFEVQSWKRFASDNGLKVGDAIFWELMESSDEKVSFKVQIIRGDFPSELQAQVNGETVATPILIE from the exons ATGTCTGAGGAGGGCAAAATGGAATCAAACGAGAAG GTGGATTCCTCCGCATATACAGCCGATGGAGAAGTTATTGATGTAAATGTACAGGATTCAGAGGCAAAAGATATTGAACTCCACCACGACAATGATGGGTTGGACCAAAGTCTGGTTGATGATGAGTTTTCGCCACTTTCCGAAGAACCATTTTACCATCATGTTGTTTCATTGTCACATGTTAATAAACTATGTCACATG GTGTTTCCTAGCAGACTGCGGTCTAATCTTCCTGCTAAAACAGTTCCTGCTGTTGTCACTTGTCGCGGAAAATCTTGGGAGATGACGTTCTTGGGAGGCAGCCAAAAATTACGTTTCGAAGTACAATCTTGGAAACGGTTTGCTAGTGACAATGGTCTGAAAGTTGGAGACGCGATTTTCTGGGAATTAATGGAGAGCAGTGATGAGAAGGTGAGCTTTAAAGTTCAAATAATTCGAGGTGACTTCCCCAGTGAACTGCAGGCACAAGTGAATGGTGAGACTGTGGCAACTCCAATATTAATAGAATAG
- the LOC113732118 gene encoding AUGMIN subunit 7-like: MATKQMEEIQKKLSMLNYPRANAPAQSLLFAGMERYALLEWLFFKLLGDKSPFSQQNLQGDAMDRDEETSRIQYLAEIAKFLGITTTVDTEAIQGRGSYEDRTEMLRLIVDLVEASIYADNPEWSVDEQVARDIQLIDAIAERQAQIFSEECKLFPADVQIQSIYPLPDIPDLEKQLSDQSNRLLSLQEMVDDLASKHSYNPDEDYAEVEAKLRAYLESFLETARSFNSIYTKEIRPWTHMMEVPQLHGFGPAANRLLEAYKMLLKFLGNLKNLRDSHAAVAVGSSESVGGEPSSVTRIISECETSLTLLNRDLGILSASIAREKGQDIML; the protein is encoded by the exons ATGGCAACAAAACAAATGGAAGAGATACAGAAGAAACTATCAATGTTGAATTACCCAAGAGCAAATGCACCTGCTCAATCACTTCTCTTTGCCGGCATGGAACGCTATGCTCTCCTTGAATGGCTCTTCTTTAA GCTATTAGGTGATAAATCTCCATTTTCTCAGCAGAACCTACAAGGAGATGCGATGGATCGTGATGAAGAAACTTCTCGAATTCAAT ACTTGGCCGAGATTGCTAAGTTTCTGGGCATTACCACTACTGTAGATACTGAAGCAATCCAA GGAAGAGGTAGTTATGAAGACCGTACAGAAATGCTTCGTCTTATTGTAGATCTTGTTGAGGCTAGCATATATGCTGATAATCCCGAATGGAG TGTTGATGAGCAGGTAGCAAGGGACATACAACTTATAGATGCCATTGCAGAAAGACAAGCACAGATTTTTTCTGAAGAATGCAAGTTGTTTCCTGCAGATGTACAGATTCAATCTATATATCCATT GCCTGACATACCTGATCTGGAGAAACAGCTTTCCGATCAATCAAACAGGCTTCTGAGTCTTCAGGAGATGGTTGATGATTTAGCATCTAAG CACTCATACAATCCGGATGAGGACTATGCGGAAGTAGAAGCAAAATTACGGGCATATTTGGAGTCTTTTCTAGAAACTGCAAGATCCTTTAATTCCATTTACACCAAG GAAATTCGTCCTTGGACACACATGATGGAGGTTCCACAATTGCATGGATTTGGTCCAGCAGCCAATAGGCTGTTGGAAGCATATAAAATGCTTTTGAAG TTTTTAGGAAATTTGAAGAACCTTCGAGATTCGCATGCTGCAGTTGCTGTTGGATCATCTGAATCAGTTGGTGGTGAGCCATCTTCAGTCACGAGAATAATCTCCGAGTGTGAAACATCATTGACTCTCTTGAACCGTGATCTTGGTATTCTATCGGCTTCAATTGCTCGGGAGAAAGGCCAGGATATAATGCTGTGA